The Bacillus sp. Bos-x628 genome segment CACAACTGCATCCGGCGCTGTCGCTGCTAATTCTAATGTGAAGCATACTGCATCATTCACGAAGCCCGTTTGCTCATTACTACACCCGCCTAAAATAGCCATTTTAACCCTCCTTCAACCTATTCTTGATAGACTATGATCTAGTGATCTACGTCGTTTGTGCGATTATCCCAGTTTTAAAGCTTTATTTTTTTCCTCCGAACCATATTTAACTGGATGTCTAATAATGCTTGCACGTTTTCTGTTGATTCCTCCTTTGAAATATATAGTATATCTTCCACTGTTATTGCTCGACTTTCTCCTTTTTTTACACATACGTGATGACTTGTTTTTTTCGTTTGAATCCTAATTGAAATTGGTACATCCTGATCACCTTGATGATGTAAAACGACAGTTGCAGTATTACGCAACTTTGTTTCATTACGCCATATTTCAAATGAACTGGATGATGTTGAAAAACAAAGGGGTATGCGATGAGTCTCTATATTCCTTAGAATAAGGTCATCATATACTGGCAACTCCACTTCACTGATTCCACATAAGAAGGAGACATCCATCAAAATCCTTGAACTTGATCGATACAATACTTTTTGACAGCAAGCCGGTCTTGCACAGCATGGTACAAGAAGCTCTAACAACACACAATTGTGATCTTCATTGATGGAAATCAAAGAAAAAAAGCAGGTCTTAAACATATTATTTTCAGAGAAAACCCAAGAATAAAAAGGTGCCCCATCTTTAGTCATGAGGAAAAAAGGAAAATCCACTGAACATTTGTGAGCAAATCTTTCGTCTTTTGTCTTATTTTTTTTCTCTTTTAATCTACTCATCAGCAGGTTTGTCACTTTCAATCAGTCCAATTCAATGCTGTATACTCAGCCATATGGTTCTTTTTATCATATGTTCATTTGACTTTATTGTGCGATTACCTAAAACAAAAGCCGTAATCGTTTCATGAGCTAAACTTTTTCATATAATATGATCGAGACACAGTAGCTCTAGGATGAAGCAGATTGTACAGCGTTTTGGCGAAAATAATCAAGCAACCAAAGCCTTTTTGCGAGGTTTTTAGGACGTCAAAGGACTTTTGTGACGTTTTGAAAATGTCAACCGCCCTGATTGCGGCTGTGGTAGCTTGGGTGGTTTTGTAGATCGCTTTTCCGCCTTTGAGGATGCGTCGCCCTGCCCAGCTGACGATTGGGATGTAACCTGCTGCTGCCATTCCGCCTGCGGCGACACGCTCTCCTGCGGTGAG includes the following:
- a CDS encoding CotZ-related putative spore coat protein, with protein sequence MSRLKEKKNKTKDERFAHKCSVDFPFFLMTKDGAPFYSWVFSENNMFKTCFFSLISINEDHNCVLLELLVPCCARPACCQKVLYRSSSRILMDVSFLCGISEVELPVYDDLILRNIETHRIPLCFSTSSSSFEIWRNETKLRNTATVVLHHQGDQDVPISIRIQTKKTSHHVCVKKGESRAITVEDILYISKEESTENVQALLDIQLNMVRRKKIKL